The Kribbella sp. HUAS MG21 genome includes the window GGAAATCGGCGAGGGCACCGGTCAGGCCGCACGGGGATTCGACCCGCCGGGTGACTTCCCGGCTCAGCAAAGGGGAAAGGACCATGGAGTTCGTTCTGTGGATCATCGCGGCGATTCTGGTCATCGCCGGGATCGTGTCACTGTTCCGCGGCCAGCTGTTGTGGGGCGCGGCGCTGATCGTCATCGGGCTGCTGGTCGGTCCGGGCGGCGTCAGCATCTTCACCTGAGGCCCGACGTGACGAACACGGTGGCCCGCGCCGAACAGCATGCGCACATGCCGTCCGACGTGTCGGGCCGGCCGGGCTTCTTCGACCGGTTCGCCACCGCGGCGTCCGGCTTCGCGTCCAGGGCGTGGTTCTTCGCGCTCTGCGTGTTGCTGGTCGTCGTGTGGGCGCCGTCGTACTTCGTCATCGGCTCGCTCGACACCTGGCAGCTCATCATCAACACCGCGACCACGATCGTGACGTTCCTGATGGTGGCGCTGCTGCAGAACTCACAGACCCGGGCGGACGCCTCCGTACAGGACAAGCTGAACGCCGTCGCGGCGGCGCTGGCGGCCCTGATGGAGCAGCAGGCCGAGGACTCACCCGACCTGCGCGACGCCACCAAGGAACTCCGCCAGGCGGTCGGACTGGAGGACCGCGAGAAGAGCTCGTGAAGGAGACCGGATGAAGGCCTTGACCTGGCAGGGGAAACGGCAGGTCGGGTACGGCGACGTGCCGGACCCGCGGATCCAGGAACCGACGGACGCGATCGTCAAGGTGACGTCGACCGGGATCTGCGGTTCGGACCTCCATCTGTACGAGGTGATGGGCCCGTTCCTCGACGTCGGCGACGTCCTTGGTCACGAGGTGATCGGCGTCGTCGAGGAGACCGGTTCGGCGGTCGACGGCCTCCGGGCGGGGGACCGGGTCGTCGTACCGTTCCAGATCGCCTGCGGGTCGTGCTTCATGTGTACGCAGGGCCTCCAGACCCAGTGCGAGACGACGCAGGTCCGCGACCAGGGCATGGGCGCGGCACTGTTCGGCTACACCAAGCTGTACGGGCAGGTCCCGGGCGGCCAGGCCGAGTAC containing:
- a CDS encoding low affinity iron permease family protein; translated protein: MTNTVARAEQHAHMPSDVSGRPGFFDRFATAASGFASRAWFFALCVLLVVVWAPSYFVIGSLDTWQLIINTATTIVTFLMVALLQNSQTRADASVQDKLNAVAAALAALMEQQAEDSPDLRDATKELRQAVGLEDREKSS
- a CDS encoding GPGG-motif small membrane protein, with product MEFVLWIIAAILVIAGIVSLFRGQLLWGAALIVIGLLVGPGGVSIFT